The following nucleotide sequence is from Mucilaginibacter sp. cycad4.
GCTTCCGGAGCCAATGCCGCGGCTGTTGGCGTAAACTGGTATTTTAAATATTATTGCCATCGTTCTATGTCGCACATGGGTGATAACATGTCGCCTGTGTTTCCTATCCCTAATGTTAACAAAAAAGTAACCGTACAGGCCGAAGCTAACTATCGTTATGCGTTAAATTACTGTACCTATAATTATACCATGAGCTTTTATAGTTGGCCTGATTGGGAGCGGGAGATTGACTGGATGGCGTTAAATGGGGTGAACACCATGCTTACTGTTGAAGGTATGGAAGCGGTATGGCAAAGCACATTGAGGAAAATAGGATACACTGAAAGTGAAATTAACAGTTTCATTGTCGGGCCTGCTTATACAGCATGGTGGCTGATGGGAAATATTGAAGGCTGGGGAGGCCCCATGCCTCAAAGCCAGATAGACAACAGGAAGCTGATCCAACAGAAAATGATGAAGCGGATGCGGGAGTTGGGTATACAACCCGTATTGCAAGGTTTTTACGGCATGGTGCCCAGTTCATTAAAAAACAAAAGTAAAGCGCATATCATTGATCAGGGTAATTGGGGGGCCTTTAAAAGACCTGATATACTTGACCCTACTGATCCTGAATTTAGCCGCATCGCGGGCATCTATTATAGTGAAATTCAAAAATCATACGGCAAAGAGATCCATTTTTTCGCCGGCGACCCTTTTCATGAAGGCGGTAAAACCGAAGGCGTGGATTTGAAAAAAGCGGGTACTGCCATACAGGCCTCTATGCAAAAGTACTACCCTGGTTCAACATGGGTATTGCAGGGCTGGCAGGATAATCCCAAACAGGCCATGCTTGATGGCCTCGATAAATCAAAGGTATTGGTACAGGAGCTTTTTGGCGAGTTCACCAACAACTGGGAAAAACGTAAGGCTTACGATAATACGCCGTTTATATGGTGCAGCGTTAACAATTTTGGCGAGCGTCCGGGCGTTTATGGCAAACTACAGCGCTTTGCTGATGAAATATACCGGGCCCGCAAAAGCAATTACAGCAATTATCTTAAAGGTGTGGGAATAATGCCCGAAGGCATTAATAACAACCCTCCTGATTATGATTTAATGCTTGAGTTAGGCTGGCATAGCGAAAAGGTAGATACCCGCAGTTGGATCAACGGATATGCCAAATACCGCTACGGTGTAAGCAACGAGCATGCCGATGCTGCCTGGCAGGGATTTTTACAAACCATTTACCAAAGCCTTCCCGGTTACCAGGAAGGGGCAGGTGAATCTATTTTTTGTGCGCGCCCGGCACTCAAAGTTAAATCAATATCAAGTTGGGGCACGCTTACCCGTAATTATGATACTGTAAAGTTCGAAAATGCCGTAAGAGAATTTGTTAAAGCCTCCCCTGCCCTTATTAATTCGGCTACTTATAAAATAGACCTTATCAATATGGTGCGGCAGTTGCTGGCCAATAAAGGCACGCTTACCTTTAATGAGATGGTAAGTGCCTATAACGACAAGAACCTGCAGACATTTAACACATCCAGCGCAAAATTCCTGCATATGATCAGGCTAACAGATGATCTCTTAAATACCGATCAATATTTCAGGCTCAATACCTATCTCAAACAAGCTGTAGATAATGGCAATACAGCGGAGGAAAAAGCAAACAATTTAAAAAACGAGTTAATGCAGATCACCTATTGGGGCGAAAATGTCCGTACTGAAGATAACCTGCATGAGTATGCCTACAAAGAATGGGCTGACCTTATGGATGGCTATTATCTGCCCCGTTGGGAAATTTATTTTGACTATCTGCGCGGTAGCCTGCAGGGCAAAAATCTTCAGGAACCCGATTACTTTTCATGGGAGCGTAAATGGGTGAACGATAATCAAAAGCTACAACCTGAAAAACCTCAAAGGCCCCTGCAGGAAGTGGTTGATGAAATTTTATCGATATAAAAACAGTTTACCCGCAAAACATCCTTTTTATTTAAAAATAACGGCCCTATATCTATCCGATGAAAAAAAACGCTTTAGCTATTTTATTGATCCTTATTACATTTTCTCCATTATATGCCCAAAAGAAAATAGGAACAGAAACACCCGAACAAAAAGCCAAACGTATGGCCTGGTGGACAAACGACCGTTTTGGTATGTTTATTCATTGGGGTCTTTATTCGCAAGCCGCAAGACATGAGTGGGTAAAAAGGTGGGAGCGCATGACAGATGAGCAATACCAGCCTTACTTTGACGAGTTTAATCCTGATTTATTTAACCCTAAAGAGTGGGCAAGGAAAGCTAAGGCGGCCGGAATGAAATATGCTGTGCTTACCACCAAACATCACGAGGGGTTTTGTCTGTTTGATTCAAAATATACTGACTATAAGGCTACCAAAACCGCTGCTAAAAGAGACCTTGTAAGGGAGTTTGCTGATGCATTTAGAGCAGAGGGTATAAAAATAGGTTTTTATTATTCACTGTTGGATTGGCACCACCCTGACTTTACCGTTGATGTTTTACACCCCCTGCAACCGGCAAGTGAAAAAGATGAAGATTATGATAAGCTGAACAAAGGCCGCGATATGGCCAGGTACCGCACCTATATGCACAACCAAATTAAAGAGCTGCTTACTAATTATGGCAAAATTGATATGCTCTGGCTTGATTTTTCGTACCCTGATAATGGCAAGCACGGCAAAGGGGCTACAGATTGGGGATCTGTTGAACTGATTAAAGAAATAAGAAAATTACAACCCAATATTATAATTGATAACCGCCTTGATTTAAATGAATACCAGGACGGTTGGGATTACCTTACCCCCGAACAGGTAAACTTATCTGAGTGGGTCAAGAAAAACGATTACAAAACTTATTGGGAAACCTGCCAAACATTCTCTGGTTCCTGGGGCTATTTCCGCGATGAGAACAGCTGGAAAAGCACCAAACAATTAATTACAATGCTCATAGAGGCCGTAAGCAAGCGAGGTAACCTGTTGCTGAATGTTGGCCCCACAGCTCGTGGTTTATTTGATAAACGTGCCAATGAAAGGCTGGATGGTATAGCCGCCTGGATGAAATATAACAGCCGCTCCATTTATGGATGTACAGAAGCGCCGGAAACCTTTGTAGCCCCGGAGCACACCATGCTTACCTATAATGCAACTACCAAACGACTGTATGTTCATTTGTTGGAGTATCCGGGCAAAACAATCACTTTACCCGGTTATAAGGATAAGGTAAAATACATTCAGTTTTTGCACGATGCATCAGAGATACAGGCAAACAGCAAAGCAACAGAGCAGGGAAATGACCTGGTGTTAAACCTTCCTGAAGCTAAACCCGATAGCGAAATCCCTGTAATTGAGCTGATACTGAACTAAATCTATTCATCATCAATAGTTTATATTAATCATGATTCAGAAACTTCTGTTTGGCCTTTACCTTTTGGTATGCAGCCAGGTAGCACTCGCGCAAAACGAGCACGAAATGTCAAATACCTACCAGGTACCTAAAGATTCGCTGGTACGGCAAAAACTTGCCCAATGGCAAGACCAAAAGTTTGGCTTGTTTATGCACTGGG
It contains:
- a CDS encoding alpha-N-acetylglucosaminidase, whose product is MRKLTCLLLLLLPMQLLAQQFDPVKALVKRRAPWLSNHIVFEPLKNTRSEIVELQTIKNKLVIHASGANAAAVGVNWYFKYYCHRSMSHMGDNMSPVFPIPNVNKKVTVQAEANYRYALNYCTYNYTMSFYSWPDWEREIDWMALNGVNTMLTVEGMEAVWQSTLRKIGYTESEINSFIVGPAYTAWWLMGNIEGWGGPMPQSQIDNRKLIQQKMMKRMRELGIQPVLQGFYGMVPSSLKNKSKAHIIDQGNWGAFKRPDILDPTDPEFSRIAGIYYSEIQKSYGKEIHFFAGDPFHEGGKTEGVDLKKAGTAIQASMQKYYPGSTWVLQGWQDNPKQAMLDGLDKSKVLVQELFGEFTNNWEKRKAYDNTPFIWCSVNNFGERPGVYGKLQRFADEIYRARKSNYSNYLKGVGIMPEGINNNPPDYDLMLELGWHSEKVDTRSWINGYAKYRYGVSNEHADAAWQGFLQTIYQSLPGYQEGAGESIFCARPALKVKSISSWGTLTRNYDTVKFENAVREFVKASPALINSATYKIDLINMVRQLLANKGTLTFNEMVSAYNDKNLQTFNTSSAKFLHMIRLTDDLLNTDQYFRLNTYLKQAVDNGNTAEEKANNLKNELMQITYWGENVRTEDNLHEYAYKEWADLMDGYYLPRWEIYFDYLRGSLQGKNLQEPDYFSWERKWVNDNQKLQPEKPQRPLQEVVDEILSI
- a CDS encoding alpha-L-fucosidase translates to MKKNALAILLILITFSPLYAQKKIGTETPEQKAKRMAWWTNDRFGMFIHWGLYSQAARHEWVKRWERMTDEQYQPYFDEFNPDLFNPKEWARKAKAAGMKYAVLTTKHHEGFCLFDSKYTDYKATKTAAKRDLVREFADAFRAEGIKIGFYYSLLDWHHPDFTVDVLHPLQPASEKDEDYDKLNKGRDMARYRTYMHNQIKELLTNYGKIDMLWLDFSYPDNGKHGKGATDWGSVELIKEIRKLQPNIIIDNRLDLNEYQDGWDYLTPEQVNLSEWVKKNDYKTYWETCQTFSGSWGYFRDENSWKSTKQLITMLIEAVSKRGNLLLNVGPTARGLFDKRANERLDGIAAWMKYNSRSIYGCTEAPETFVAPEHTMLTYNATTKRLYVHLLEYPGKTITLPGYKDKVKYIQFLHDASEIQANSKATEQGNDLVLNLPEAKPDSEIPVIELILN